AATTGAACCCAATGAGCGCAGAACCATTATCGGAGTTCTTGAAGTAGAGAATGTTTTGGGTAATAGAGACGAGTCCTTGTCACATGCCACAGAATTTAGGTCCGATCTAAAGCAGCTTCAAGAACAGCTAAAACTTCAGGGCAATCAACTGCTAATAGAGAAAAGTGGACTTATGCCAAAGCTGACTCTGACAGGTTCAGGGGGCTGGAATCACCCCAACTCTAGAAGAAACATAACAGACAACACCTGGACAACGCAGCTGAACATTTCTATTCCCATTTTTGATCGATCTGTTACAAGAAGCAATTTAATTACAGCTAAAGCAACTCTTGAACAAGACAAAATAGCTTTGGAACAAAAAGAATTAGATATTAAATCCGAGATAGAAACAGCTTGGACATCTATTACTACAGCTTCTTCCAGCCTCAAAGCTTCAGAGAAAGCGCTTGAACTGGCCGAAGAATCTCTTAGACTGGCGCAAGTTGGATATGAAGAGGGTGTAACTCCTCAAATTGACCTATTAACCGCACAAACAGCTTTAACTTCTGCAAAACTTAATTATGCTAATGCACAATATAATCATCTTATGACAATTGTGGCTCTAAAAGTAACAGAGGGGACGATTGTTAGATGGAGTGGAGAGAAAAACTTCAAATGAATAAAACGACAAGATTAGTAAACGAAACATCTACAAAAGAAAAGAATAAAACGGGGAGAAGTTTTAGGATAATTATCCTTCTATCTATCTTTTTCCTGGTGTTTGTAGGGCTGTATAGCAGGCGGGAGAAGATTCTTTCTCTGTTTAAAACCAATAATAAAAAAGAACAACCTGCTTATGTAAAAGTAGAAACTGTTTCTACCGATAGGACAATACAATTAAGTATTGTCCAAAATATGTCCTTAGAGGCTATAAACAGAGTTAAATTAATCCCTCGTGTTACTGGAAGACTCGAAAAGTTGCATGTAAAAAAGGGTGACCCCGTCAGAAAAGAACAGGTGATTGCAACTTTAGAGCATACTCAGCAAGACTCCCAGATTGAAGCAGCAGTGGCAAGTGTTGCTTCTTCTATTGCTGAAACAGAGCGTGCAAAAGCTGAAATGATGAATGCCAAAACTAATCTCGAACGTTATAAAAGGTTAATTGCTGAGGGATTTAGCACACAACAGCAGTATGACTCTATTGAAACAACGTACTCAAGCACAAAAGCAAACTACAATGCCGCTATTGCAAAACAGCGTCAGCTCGCTTCTGAACTAAATAGAGTTCGTTCAGCAAGGGGAGATTATATAATCAAATCTCCTCTTGACGGAACAGTTCTCGATGATTATTCTCTCGCTCCCGGAGCAATGATTTCTCCAAATACACCTATTTTTGATATAGCAGATCTTACACAATTAAAAGCAACTCTTAAGATTCCAGAATCAAAAATCTTTGTCGTTAAAGAAAATATGCCCGTTACTCTAAGATTTGATGCCCTTCCCGAAAAAGAGTTTAACGGCACGGTAACCAGAATTGATAACTATGTGGCTCCGGATACCCGTACAAGCAATGTAGAAATAGCTTTAAATAATAGAGATACAGGAATGATTCTCCGCCCCGGCATGTTCGGACAGGCCTCGATAATAGAAAAAGAAAAGAAAGACTGCATCGTCATACCTGATGTAGCCCTTCGCGAAAGAGAAAGTGGTTTTTATGTTTTAACTGTTGTAGAAAATAAAGCCCTCCTTCGCCCTGTAGAAATAGGAATTAAACAAAATGGAGAGGTTGAGATAATAAAGGGACTTAACAAGGGAGAAAAAGTTATCATCTTCGGAGGAAGCAATCTAAAAAACGAAGACTATGTAAAGATTCAAGAAGACAATTCTTAACCTTATAATTATTATTTAGGAGGAATTTTAATGTTTAAATTAGTTCTTATTCGACATGGCGAAAGTAAATGGAACAAGGAAAACCGATTTACAGGTTGGACAGATGTTCCTTTGTCGGAGAGAGGTGTTCAAGAAGCAAGAGCTGCAGGAGAACTCCTGAAAAATAAAGGTTATTATTTTGATAAAGCCTATACTTCTGTACTAAAAAGAGCTATAAAAACTCTGTGGGGATTGCTTGAGGAAATGGATTTAATGTGGATTCCTATTGAGAAAACACCTATGCTAAATGAACGACACTACGGTAAATTACAGGGACTCGATAAAAGCGAAACCGCAGAACAGTACGGCGATGAGCAAGTTAAAATTTGGAGAAGAAGTTATGACGTTCCTCCTCCACTTCTAAGCAAATCAGATGAGCGTTTCCCTGGAACCGAACCTCGATACAAAGACCTAAAAGACGAAGAGCTTCCACTGGGAGAATGTCTCGCTGACACGGTAAAAAGAGTAATTCCATACTGGAGCAGCGAGATTGCCCCAGAAATAAAATTAGGGAAAAAAATAATAATAGCGGCTCACGGAAATAGCCTTCGCGCTCTTATTAAATATCTTGACAACATCTCTGATAAAGACATCTTGGAGTTAAACATCCCTACAGGGATTCCTCTCGTATATGAGTTAGATGAAAACCTAAAACCTATCAAACACTATTTTCTTGGGGATGAAGAAGCAATTGCTGCCGCGCAACAAGCTGTAGCCAATCAAGGTACTTCAAATAAGTAATATCAACACAATAAAATAGAGTAACTATGGATTTATAAGCCCTGAATATATATAATATATTCAGGGCTTATTTTCTGCAATCGGTTGCAAATCTTTTAAAATTTTTCGGAGGTGTATTATGGCTAGAAAAAAACTTGTTTACGGTATCAACGATCGTCCGACAACTCCTATCCTTATCCTTGCAGGTGCTCAACATGTACTTACTCTATTTGGAGCGACAACTCTTGTCCCTCTTATTTTTGGCCCTGCTATGGGTATGACGACACAGCAAATTGGAGCTTTTATCGGTTGTGTTTATTTCGCTATGGGAATAGCAACTCTAATACAGACACATCCTAAGCTTGGCTCAGGATTGCCTATAGTCCAAGGCTCTAGCTTCAGTTTTATTCCTCCTATTATGACAATAATAGGAGCATATAAAGCGATGGGGCCAGACGTGGTAATGCAATATATCGGAGGCGCTCTAATAGTTGGAGGGCTCGTGCTAGCTCTTCTGGGCTATAGTAAAATAGTGGGACGTATAACAAAATTTATTACCCCCATAGTCATTGGACCTACTATCATGGCTATAGGCTTTACTCTTGCTCCTGTAGCGATTCAGTCCAATGCCGCCAACTACTGGCCAATTTCTTTGCTAGTTGTGCTTCTTGTTTTTTTCTTTAGCATTGTCAGCAAAAATAAGTATTTCAATATCTTCGCTGTACTCGGTTCCATAACAATCGCATATATTCTATGCTTGCTTCTTTCTTTGGCCGGTGTTTTTTCACCAGATCATGCTGCTTTCATAAATCTCAAAGGGGTCATTGAAGCACCTTGGCTTCGACTCAACATATTTATGCCTTGGGGCGTGCCTAAATTCTCTGGATTGGCAATTGGTGCCATCTCTGCCGGATTTTTCTGCTGCATGATTGAATCTATAGGGGACTATCATAACTGTGCTTTTGCCGCCGGCATAGAAGATCCCACTCCAGATCAAATAAACAGAGGGCTTGGTGCAGAGGGTGCTACATGTGCTCTTTGCGGCGTGTTTGGCGCTGTGGGCACCACTTCATACACTGAAAACATCGGGCTTATTGGAATAACAGGGGTTGCAAGCCGACATGTTGTAAGGGCTGGTGCTGTTATCCTCATTATTTTATCTTTAATTGGAAAACTTGGAGCTCTCATTGCCACAATGCCATCTCCGATTATCGGTGGAGCATATATCACCCTTTTCGGCACCATAGGCGCACTTGGGATACAAAACCTCATGAGAGCAGACATGGGAAGCCAGAGAAACATTCTAATCGTTGGTTTTTCCTTCCTGATGGCACTTGGACTTCCCGGTTGGGTTGCAGAACAAGAACTTCTTTTTAAAAGTGGACTTGGTGATACTCTTGGCGGCACTATCTGGGCAATTATGAATACTCCTATGGCTGTTGCGGGAATACTGGCCGCTATTTGCGATAACATAATACCAGGAACCGATGAAGAACGGGGCATTAAACCAAGATAAAAAACATCATTAAATATTTCATAGGATAATGGAGCGGAATCACATATTATTGTTATTCCGCTCCATTATTTTATTAAATTCTTCTTTCATTATATAATTATGAATATTCAAGTAATGGTCTATCTGTATACCATTTATATTTTAATAAAGGTAATATGGTAATACGACGAGTTTTTATTCGGAAGGAGATACTATAATGATAGGGTTTCACAATAAGCACAAATCCTTCATTTACATTGCAATAATTTTTGCCATATTGGCAATATACTTAATTCCTCTTGGATCTCACGCTCTTATTGAACCCGACGAGGGCCGGTATTCAGAAATACCTAGAGAAATGATAGAATCCGGAGATTTTATAACACCCAAATTAAATTATATTAAATATTTTGAGAAACCAGTGCTTCACTACTGGATGAACGCTATTAGTTTCATGCTCTTCGGACAAAATGAATTTGCTGCTCGATTATTTACAGCCAGCTGCGCAATCCTTGGAATTATTGCTACGGGGGCATTGGGATCTTTTATATTTGGTGGGGCCTC
This portion of the Synergistaceae bacterium genome encodes:
- a CDS encoding TolC family protein — translated: MRTGLKAVLIFVLILATRTAFATNAPMDIYEAIDLTLKNNATLRSLKQEINKATAFKLKADGASLPSLTASGNINKQKESIFVSDGSELNQSKSALGIMEQTLYSGGKNSAMRRQSSQKKAIAEMMIATGENRALGELFGRFYNVLLQKEYIKAEESATKTSQAHYNRTQNMNKLGLSTKLEVIRAGQQLATDTANLIKAKGNYESAEISLMNFMGIEPNERRTIIGVLEVENVLGNRDESLSHATEFRSDLKQLQEQLKLQGNQLLIEKSGLMPKLTLTGSGGWNHPNSRRNITDNTWTTQLNISIPIFDRSVTRSNLITAKATLEQDKIALEQKELDIKSEIETAWTSITTASSSLKASEKALELAEESLRLAQVGYEEGVTPQIDLLTAQTALTSAKLNYANAQYNHLMTIVALKVTEGTIVRWSGEKNFK
- a CDS encoding efflux RND transporter periplasmic adaptor subunit, which codes for MEWREKLQMNKTTRLVNETSTKEKNKTGRSFRIIILLSIFFLVFVGLYSRREKILSLFKTNNKKEQPAYVKVETVSTDRTIQLSIVQNMSLEAINRVKLIPRVTGRLEKLHVKKGDPVRKEQVIATLEHTQQDSQIEAAVASVASSIAETERAKAEMMNAKTNLERYKRLIAEGFSTQQQYDSIETTYSSTKANYNAAIAKQRQLASELNRVRSARGDYIIKSPLDGTVLDDYSLAPGAMISPNTPIFDIADLTQLKATLKIPESKIFVVKENMPVTLRFDALPEKEFNGTVTRIDNYVAPDTRTSNVEIALNNRDTGMILRPGMFGQASIIEKEKKDCIVIPDVALRERESGFYVLTVVENKALLRPVEIGIKQNGEVEIIKGLNKGEKVIIFGGSNLKNEDYVKIQEDNS
- the gpmA gene encoding 2,3-diphosphoglycerate-dependent phosphoglycerate mutase, with product MFKLVLIRHGESKWNKENRFTGWTDVPLSERGVQEARAAGELLKNKGYYFDKAYTSVLKRAIKTLWGLLEEMDLMWIPIEKTPMLNERHYGKLQGLDKSETAEQYGDEQVKIWRRSYDVPPPLLSKSDERFPGTEPRYKDLKDEELPLGECLADTVKRVIPYWSSEIAPEIKLGKKIIIAAHGNSLRALIKYLDNISDKDILELNIPTGIPLVYELDENLKPIKHYFLGDEEAIAAAQQAVANQGTSNK
- a CDS encoding purine/pyrimidine permease, with the translated sequence MARKKLVYGINDRPTTPILILAGAQHVLTLFGATTLVPLIFGPAMGMTTQQIGAFIGCVYFAMGIATLIQTHPKLGSGLPIVQGSSFSFIPPIMTIIGAYKAMGPDVVMQYIGGALIVGGLVLALLGYSKIVGRITKFITPIVIGPTIMAIGFTLAPVAIQSNAANYWPISLLVVLLVFFFSIVSKNKYFNIFAVLGSITIAYILCLLLSLAGVFSPDHAAFINLKGVIEAPWLRLNIFMPWGVPKFSGLAIGAISAGFFCCMIESIGDYHNCAFAAGIEDPTPDQINRGLGAEGATCALCGVFGAVGTTSYTENIGLIGITGVASRHVVRAGAVILIILSLIGKLGALIATMPSPIIGGAYITLFGTIGALGIQNLMRADMGSQRNILIVGFSFLMALGLPGWVAEQELLFKSGLGDTLGGTIWAIMNTPMAVAGILAAICDNIIPGTDEERGIKPR